The genomic DNA GCCGCGGAGACGAAGGTCAACGGCATCAAGCCCGTGTTCCAGTACGGCGTCGGCCTGCGCGGCCGGCCCCGCCTGTCCAACAAGCTGAGCCTGTCGTTCCGCGTCGAGGCCATGGGTTTCCGCCGCGGCTACCTGAACGACATCTTCCTGGGCGGCAGCATCGGCACCGCCTTCTGAAGTCCGCCGGACGCTTCCACGGGTCTGTCCCGCCCGTGGAAGTTTTTGCACCCTGCGGCCACCCGTGCGCCCCGCCGCTCTTCGGTTTCCAAGGGGTTGGGGGTTGGCACATGCCCTGCTTATCCCCACTGTCGGGGGTGGGCGTGGGGCCCCCACGGGCGGGGAGAGGACGCATGAAGGGCGTGCAGGGGCAGGGGCAGGGCAAGCATTGGGACCCAGTGTGCGGCAAGCAGCTGGATACCCCCGAGTACCAGCCATCCTCCGAGTACAAGAAGCGCCGGTACTTCTTCTGCTCGGAGCGGTGTCGGCATGCATTCGAGCGGCAGGCGGAGCGCTTCCGGCTCAACGAGCTGGCCCGCGTCGGCGCGCTGATGACGCCGGGCCGGGTGCGCTGGGGCATCGCCTGACGCGCGCGGGCCCGCTTCCGAGGCCACGCGCGTTGACGCATCCAACCGTGCGCGCCGTGCTCAGGCGGCGGCGCGCACGTCCTTGAGACGCAGCGACAGCTTGCGCTGTCCGCGGAAGGTGTCGAAGCCGGCCTGGAAGGCCAGGTCCACCGGCCCCGCGACGAGCTGCGCGCGGTCCGCCATCCCGAAGCCGATGGCGTCCAGCTCCGGCGCGTCCGCCAGGGCCAGCTTGAGGTGTCCGCTGGTGCCAGCGGCCTTGGCCGGCAGCACGCGCGGGCGGGCGAGCTGGTGACGCAGCACCAGCACCGGCTCCGGGTTGCCCTGACCGAAGGGCCCCAGCCGCTGGAGCGCCTCCACCGCCGACGCGTCCAGTTCCTGGGGGCTCACCACCGCGTCCACGCGGCAGCGCGGAATCAGGTCCTCCGGCGTCAGCCGCTGCCAGGCGATCTTCTCGAAGGCGTCGCGAAGCTCCGGCAGCCTGTCCGCGTCCACCGTGAGGCCCGCGGCGTGCTTGTGCCCGCCGAACTTGGTGAGCAGGTGCGCGCACCCGCTGAGCGCGTCATGCAGGTGGAACGCCTCGATGCTGCGCGCCGACCCCTTCCCCACCCCGTCCTTCACGCCCACCATGACGGTGGGCCGGTG from Myxococcus stipitatus includes the following:
- a CDS encoding YHS domain-containing protein, which translates into the protein MKGVQGQGQGKHWDPVCGKQLDTPEYQPSSEYKKRRYFFCSERCRHAFERQAERFRLNELARVGALMTPGRVRWGIA